Proteins from one Fragaria vesca subsp. vesca linkage group LG6, FraVesHawaii_1.0, whole genome shotgun sequence genomic window:
- the LOC101295157 gene encoding histidine triad nucleotide-binding protein 3-like produces MAGAAVASRCIFCQITRKTTSTTLLHTDDKVVDFQDIKPVALRHYLVIPVDHFPTVNDLQRRPEDYTLVSHMFKVGKTLIQRASYCSFGRFGFHQPPFNSVNHLHLHCFALPYTPRWKHIKYLSVGSFGFIEAEKFLEKVKPLPYKCDLYYNSG; encoded by the exons ATGGCAGGAGCCGCAGTAGCTTCACGCTGCATCTTCTGCCAAATCACCAGAAAAACAACCTCTACCACTCTCCTCCACACG GATGACAAAGTGGTTGATTTTCAAGACATCAAACCCGTTGCTTTAAG GCATTACTTGGTTATTCCTGTGGATCACTTCCCAACTGTTAATGATCTTCAAAGGAGACCAGAAGACTACACTTTGG TAAGTCACATGTTTAAAGTGGGGAAAACACTGATACAAAGAGC ATCTTATTGTTCTTTTGGCAGATTTGGCTTTCATCAACCACCATTTAACTCTGTCAACCATCTTCACCTCCATTGTTTTGCACTACCTTATACACCCAG ATGGAAACATATAAAATATCTGTCCGTGGGATCATTTGGATTTATTGAAGCTGAAAAGTTTTTGGAAAAGGTTAAGCCTTTGCCTTACAAATGTGATTTGTATTATAATTCGGGGTGA
- the LOC101314772 gene encoding transcription factor JUNGBRUNNEN 1-like — protein MEEAAKVKLKDGDEELEGGILPGFRFHPTDEELVGFYLPVKVEKKKISTRTSTRLDQLIRQIDIYKYDPWDLPISTVGDRECYFFCRRGRKYRNSVRPNRVTGSGFWKATGIDKPIYSAEEPLECIGLKKSLVYYRGSAGKGTKTDWMMNEFRLPPNGKSATNFLNAKDNTEEAEVWTLCRIFKRIPSYKKYIPNWKQEEATSTKHNPNPTDLNSKTCSFESENCSTHDPYSSLEDVSVVDIQKINERKPVVVEQVHHGETNNHWFHGSGQFGSLADGHPQEANSFTTSYNGSSFMRNELSLRSSETDDFFTDGSCWDELRPVVQLANGCGYIHQVYDDCV, from the exons ATGGAGGAAGCAGCAAAGGTAAAACTCAAGGATGGCGATGAGGAATTAGAAGGTGGGATTCTTCCAGGGTTTCGGTTTCATCCAACAGACGAAGAACTTGTTGGGTTTTATCTGCCGGTTAAGGTGGAGAAGAAGAAGATTAGTACTAGAACTTCTACTAGGTTGGATCAACTCATCAGGCAGATTGATATCTACAAGTATGATCCCTGGGATCTTCCAA TTAGCACTGTGGGAGACAGAGAGTGCTACTTCTTTTGCAGGAGAGGGAGAAAATACAGAAACAGCGTAAGACCTAACAGAGTCACAGGGTCTGGATTTTGGAAAGCAACCGGCATCGACAAACCCATCTATTCAGCTGAAGAACCTCTCGAGTGCATCGGCCTCAAGAAATCGTTAGTTTACTACCGAGGGAGTGCAGGCAAAGGCACCAAAACTGACTGGATGATGAACGAGTTTCGCCTTCCACCAAATGGGAAAAGTGCCACCAACTTCCTCAATGCCAAAGACAATACAGAAGAAGCT GAAGTTTGGACACTGTGCAGAATATTCAAAAGAATCCCATCTTACAAGAAATACATACCAAATTGGAAGCAGGAAGAAGCCACATCAACCAAGCATAACCCTAACCCTACCGACTTAAATTCAAAAACATGCAGCTTCGAGTCCGAGAACTGCAGTACTCATGATCCATATTCGAGCCTCGAAGATGTCTCTGTAGTCGACATTCAAAAAATTAATGAAAGAAAGCCAGTAGTTGTGGAACAAGTCCATCATGGTGAAACAAATAATCACTGGTTTCATGGATCAGGGCAGTTCGGTTCTCTAGCTGATGGACATCCTCAAGAGGCTAATTCATTCACAACGTCTTATAATGGTTCATCCTTCATGAGAAATGAGCTCTCTTTACGTTCAAGCGAAACCGATGATTTCTTTACAGATGGAAGCTGCTGGGATGAGTTGAGACCAGTAGTTCAATTGGCGAATGGCTGTGGATACATCCACCAAGTTTATGACGACTGTGTATAG